The sequence below is a genomic window from Rhizobiaceae bacterium.
GGTCTTTGAGCCGCCCGACTATGTGCGCCGCCTCCTTGTAGCGCACGACAATGACGACGCCGGCCGATACGCCCTCGCGCAACTTACCTGTCGCCTCGTTCCGCGAGGAATTGACGTCCTGCCGGTGCCGCCCCGGCGGAACGATTTCAACGACGATCTCCGCGCCGACGGCGTCGGGGGCCTGCGCGAAACGCTTTCCCACTGCCTCGACCAAGCCACCATCGAACGGCTGATCGGGGCCTGAAACGGGATGCCGGCCGCCTCCGTGTAACCGCCCCGCCAGTGAGGGGTGCCAGCCCGTCCTAGAGGCGATTTATAAGCCGGCGTCGGGCCAAGAGGCCCTTTGCGACGGCGGCAACGCGGCTGCGCCGCGTCCGGCGCTTCGCTAGGCCCTGCGGGTGCCACCGCCACAAGCAGGCTTGAGAAATCGCCCGTCCGGGCCTAGCGCCCCTCACCAGACGAGGACAGATCGATGCACCAGACCGCACCCACTTCCAGTTCGCTTGCGCCGCTCCTAGATGAGCTTGCGCTCTACGGCGTCAAGCCGCTCTCCGACGAGGCTGACTTCCGGCCGCTGCCCGAAGTCGATGTCGTCGAAAACGGCATAGCCGCCCTGGTCTCGACGATGACCGATATGTTCCGCGAGACCCGTCTCGAGGACGAAACCGAAGAAATGCTCTGGTCGCTGACCAACATCTTCCATCGCCGTCTCGGCTTCATCCAGAAGCGGCTCGACGACAACGAAGCCCGCCAGCGTGCAAGCCTCACCGAACAGGACGGTTCCGAAGTCAAGTCCGTCGAGCTCGAACGTCTCTCCAATGAAGGGCTTTCCCTGACCGAATGCCGCAACGCCTTCGAAGCCATGCGCGATCTTGCGGCCGATCACTACCGCGTCGAAACCGGTTCGGCCTGGTTGCCGCGCACAGGCTCCAAGGTCAGCCACCGCAGTCTCACCGCTTCCGTCATCGCAAGCCGTGACTATATCTCGGCCAAACGCCGTCTCGAAGCGGAAACGCATTGCCCGCGAGGCACCCGAATCGCCTTCACCGGCGGCGACTATCAGGATCACGATGCCATCTGGGAAACGCTCGACAAAACGCTCGAGAAGCACCCCGACATGATCCTTCTCCACGGCGGCACACCGCATGGCGCGGAGCTGATCGCCGCGAAATGGGCGGAGGCACGAAACGTCAAGCAGGTCAGCTTCAAGCCCGACTGGAATGCGCACCGAAA
It includes:
- a CDS encoding DUF2493 domain-containing protein — protein: MHQTAPTSSSLAPLLDELALYGVKPLSDEADFRPLPEVDVVENGIAALVSTMTDMFRETRLEDETEEMLWSLTNIFHRRLGFIQKRLDDNEARQRASLTEQDGSEVKSVELERLSNEGLSLTECRNAFEAMRDLAADHYRVETGSAWLPRTGSKVSHRSLTASVIASRDYISAKRRLEAETHCPRGTRIAFTGGDYQDHDAIWETLDKTLEKHPDMILLHGGTPHGAELIAAKWAEARNVKQVSFKPDWNAHRKAAPFKRNDVLLDQMPVGVIAAPGTGITENLVDKARRLGIPVLRIGKEVAA